In Gammaproteobacteria bacterium (ex Lamellibrachia satsuma), a single genomic region encodes these proteins:
- a CDS encoding 6-phosphofructokinase, with product MTAKNAFYAQSGGVTAVINSSACGVIETCRKHSDKIANVYAGRNGIIGALTEDLIDTSQESADDIAALKTTPSGGFGSCRFKLKGLEESKREYERLIEIFKAHNIGYFFYNGGGDSADTCYKVSQLSEKMGYPVQAIHVPKTVDNDLPITDNCPGFGSVAKYIAVSTLEASYDVRSMAATSTKIFVIEVMGRHAGWIAAAGALVEDYGIPVVTLFPEIEFDKEKFIAAVDAKVKEHGYCTICVSEGAHYPDGTFLAEQGTRDSFGHAQLGGAAPIVANMVKDALGHKFHWAVADYLQRAARHLASESDVEQAYALGQAAVEKALEGKNSIMPTVVRESSNPYKWSIGEAPLSEVANVEKMMPMDFISEDGFGITDKCKEYLYPLIKGEAYPEYDDNGMPKYVTMKGAPVQQKLEKFEI from the coding sequence ATGACAGCAAAGAATGCCTTCTACGCCCAATCCGGCGGCGTGACCGCAGTCATCAACTCATCCGCCTGTGGCGTCATTGAGACCTGCCGCAAGCACAGCGACAAGATCGCCAACGTCTACGCCGGCCGCAACGGCATCATCGGCGCACTGACCGAAGATCTGATCGACACCTCCCAGGAGTCCGCTGATGATATCGCCGCACTGAAGACCACCCCTTCCGGCGGTTTCGGTTCCTGCCGCTTCAAGCTGAAAGGCCTGGAGGAGAGCAAGCGTGAATATGAGCGTTTGATCGAGATCTTTAAGGCCCATAACATCGGCTACTTCTTCTACAATGGCGGCGGCGACTCCGCCGACACCTGCTACAAGGTCTCCCAGCTCTCCGAGAAGATGGGCTATCCGGTTCAGGCCATCCACGTACCGAAAACCGTGGACAACGACCTGCCGATCACCGACAACTGCCCTGGTTTCGGCTCCGTAGCCAAATATATCGCCGTTTCCACCCTGGAGGCCTCCTACGACGTGCGCTCCATGGCCGCCACCTCCACCAAGATCTTCGTGATCGAGGTGATGGGTCGCCACGCAGGCTGGATCGCCGCCGCCGGTGCGCTGGTCGAGGACTATGGCATTCCGGTTGTTACTCTGTTCCCTGAGATCGAGTTCGACAAGGAGAAATTCATCGCTGCTGTCGATGCCAAGGTGAAAGAGCACGGCTACTGCACCATCTGCGTCTCTGAAGGCGCCCACTACCCTGACGGCACTTTCCTGGCCGAACAGGGCACTCGCGACTCCTTCGGTCACGCCCAGTTGGGCGGTGCAGCACCGATCGTCGCCAACATGGTCAAAGATGCCTTGGGCCACAAGTTTCACTGGGCTGTTGCCGATTATCTGCAACGCGCAGCACGTCATCTGGCCTCTGAGTCTGACGTCGAGCAGGCCTATGCCCTGGGTCAGGCCGCTGTTGAAAAGGCGCTGGAAGGCAAGAATTCCATCATGCCGACCGTTGTTCGCGAGTCTTCCAATCCCTACAAGTGGAGCATCGGTGAAGCCCCACTGAGCGAGGTCGCCAATGTCGAGAAGATGATGCCGATGGATTTCATCTCCGAGGATGGCTTCGGCATCACAGACAAATGCAAGGAGTACCTCTACCCACTGATCAAAGGCGAGGCCTACCCCGAGTATGACGACAACGGCATGCCCAAGTACGTCACCATGAAGGGCGCCCCTGTGCAGCAAAAGTTGGAAAAATTCGAAATCTAA
- a CDS encoding DNA polymerase III subunit delta, with protein MRLRNDQLAVSLKKSLAPLYFLTGDEPLQMGEAADLVRANARAQGYSEREVLDHSPNFDWNALSGAADSLSLFGEQRILDLRLSSAKVGAEGAKALTAYAANPPQDTLLLITAPKLERSQQNSKWVKSLDQAGVLVQIWPVEGARLLPWIEQRLRGVGLIPESGVVEMLAERIEGNLLAASQEIEKLLLLQGPGVISAEQLAAVADSARFDVFGLVDALLKGDTARGLRMLDGLKGEGVATPVVLWALSREIRQLAVMSHEIEQGGSTERVLGAYRIWEKRKPLVRQGLKQQAAHWRRLLMLCAKVDRTIKGMGDGDPWLLLQDIAVGISGRRFR; from the coding sequence ATGCGCCTGCGCAACGACCAACTTGCCGTCAGTCTGAAAAAAAGCCTGGCGCCGCTCTATTTTCTTACCGGAGATGAGCCGTTGCAGATGGGTGAGGCCGCCGATCTGGTTCGGGCCAATGCCCGGGCGCAAGGTTACTCAGAGCGCGAGGTGCTGGATCACAGCCCTAATTTCGATTGGAACGCCCTCAGCGGTGCCGCAGACAGCCTCTCCCTATTCGGTGAACAGCGTATCCTTGATTTGCGTTTGAGCAGCGCCAAGGTGGGGGCTGAGGGTGCCAAGGCCTTAACCGCTTATGCTGCCAATCCGCCCCAGGATACGCTGTTGCTGATCACTGCGCCTAAACTGGAGCGCAGTCAGCAGAACAGTAAATGGGTGAAATCGCTGGATCAAGCCGGGGTGCTGGTGCAGATCTGGCCCGTGGAGGGCGCGCGCCTGCTACCCTGGATCGAGCAGCGTCTGCGTGGTGTCGGGTTGATCCCCGAGTCCGGTGTGGTGGAGATGCTGGCAGAGCGCATCGAAGGAAATCTGCTTGCCGCCTCCCAGGAGATTGAAAAGCTGCTGCTGCTTCAGGGGCCTGGAGTCATCAGTGCTGAGCAGTTGGCGGCGGTGGCCGACAGTGCAAGATTCGACGTTTTTGGTCTGGTGGACGCGCTGCTGAAGGGTGATACCGCGCGCGGGTTGCGCATGCTGGATGGACTGAAAGGTGAAGGAGTGGCGACACCTGTGGTGCTCTGGGCGTTGTCCCGGGAAATACGGCAACTGGCGGTCATGTCCCACGAGATTGAACAGGGCGGTTCGACAGAGCGGGTGCTGGGGGCGTACCGGATCTGGGAGAAGCGCAAGCCCCTGGTGCGTCAGGGCTTGAAGCAGCAGGCTGCCCACTGGCGGCGGCTGCTGATGCTCTGTGCAAAAGTGGATCGCACTATCAAGGGAATGGGCGATGGCGACCCCTGGCTGTTACTGCAGGATATTGCAGTGGGTATCTCCGGACGACGATTTAGATAA
- a CDS encoding zinc ribbon-containing protein, whose amino-acid sequence MTDPDNKNPLDRLTDAYEDILEHVHDAIESAKENTIPGLKDYFDDAKEKVVELGELSREEADKVAGYVERDVKDAAHYLIETGEQLSEWWQFDVRQVEDRMIEMFSRVADQTKLELNKIAERAKEASRYHTGEVTGPGTLICSSCGKEMHFKKTGHIPPCSGCHGTEFRRAGEKKD is encoded by the coding sequence ATGACAGATCCCGACAACAAAAATCCACTGGACAGACTTACAGACGCTTATGAGGACATTCTTGAGCATGTGCATGATGCCATTGAATCGGCAAAGGAGAATACCATCCCGGGTCTCAAGGACTATTTTGACGATGCCAAGGAGAAAGTCGTCGAACTGGGTGAACTGAGCCGCGAGGAGGCGGATAAGGTCGCAGGTTATGTTGAGCGGGATGTAAAAGATGCTGCGCACTACCTTATTGAGACAGGGGAACAGTTATCCGAGTGGTGGCAGTTTGATGTCCGGCAGGTGGAAGACCGAATGATCGAGATGTTCTCCCGAGTTGCGGATCAGACCAAGCTGGAGCTGAACAAGATCGCTGAACGGGCAAAAGAGGCATCCCGATACCACACCGGCGAGGTCACCGGACCCGGCACACTGATCTGTTCAAGCTGCGGCAAAGAGATGCATTTCAAAAAGACCGGGCACATCCCGCCCTGCTCTGGATGCCACGGTACTGAATTCCGGCGGGCAGGTGAAAAAAAGGATTAA
- a CDS encoding globin encodes MNEIDRKRFRESLRRSTANDQFIDRFYDRFVGQSDEVAAFFHNRDMPQIKQKLLTTLEMLADTTEGQPGLGMYMEMLGKIHRRLNVERRFFAGWRKALVETVAECDSEFSEETRLAWERAIDHVIERMLDLTS; translated from the coding sequence ATGAATGAAATCGACCGGAAACGTTTCCGTGAAAGTCTCAGACGCTCCACAGCGAACGATCAATTTATTGATCGTTTTTATGACCGCTTTGTTGGTCAATCCGATGAAGTTGCGGCTTTTTTCCATAACCGGGATATGCCGCAAATCAAGCAGAAGTTGCTGACCACCCTGGAGATGCTGGCTGACACAACAGAGGGTCAGCCGGGACTGGGTATGTACATGGAGATGCTGGGAAAGATACACCGGCGCCTGAATGTGGAACGCCGTTTTTTCGCTGGTTGGCGAAAGGCATTGGTCGAGACAGTGGCGGAATGTGATTCGGAGTTCAGTGAAGAGACTCGCCTCGCCTGGGAGCGGGCGATCGACCATGTGATTGAACGAATGCTCGACCTAACTTCCTGA
- the rsfS gene encoding ribosome silencing factor, whose product MRVEELRDLVLETLEDMKARDVVTLDVRGKTSITDIMVVASGTSDRHVKSIAQTVAFKAKQAGENPLGSEGLEDGEWALVDLNGVVVHVMLPKVRDFYHLERLWSLDQPTSDSKADEA is encoded by the coding sequence ATGCGGGTAGAAGAGCTTAGAGATCTGGTCCTTGAGACCCTCGAAGACATGAAGGCCAGAGACGTGGTAACACTCGATGTCAGGGGGAAAACCAGCATTACCGACATCATGGTAGTGGCGAGTGGCACATCGGACAGACACGTAAAATCCATTGCACAGACCGTCGCCTTCAAGGCCAAACAGGCGGGCGAAAACCCACTGGGCTCAGAGGGGCTTGAAGATGGAGAGTGGGCGCTGGTCGACCTCAATGGCGTAGTGGTCCACGTCATGCTGCCCAAGGTGCGGGACTTCTACCACCTCGAACGGCTCTGGTCGCTGGATCAACCCACCAGCGACTCCAAAGCTGACGAGGCTTGA
- a CDS encoding adenylate kinase has product MRIVLLGAPGSGKGTQAKKIVGKYGIPQISTGDLLRAAVAAESELGRQAKEAMESGHLVSDNIVLAMIRERLQAQDVKEGYILDGFPRNLEQSETLDAMLTELGQPLDLAILIHVETDALMERLVGRRNCESCGQMYNIYSNPTIVEGVCDKCGGKLHQRVDDNEETISHRLHVYDNLTVPLIEHYDEQGKLRRIEGAGEIEEIFANVCQILDGVAASPVVEAETLLPEKEDEVMEPEQTAVPELEFEPEVVVVVKSEPVAVMEEVVEEKVSEKSTVADEKVVTGKKVAAKKKASAKKKVTSKKKVSTKKKATAKKKASAKKKVAAKKKVAAKKKVSSKKKTTVKKKASAKKKVTSKKKASTKKKATAKKKASAKKKVATKKKVSSKKKATAKKKASTKKKVTSKKKVSSKKKATAKKKASAKKKVTAKKKGSTKKKAMAKKKTSARKKVTSKKKVSTKKKASAKKKASARKKVAAKKRVSTKKKARAKKKVSARKKAVARKKVSTRKKASAKKKVSSKKKAMAKKKVSARKKVASKKKLSSKKKSTGKNKVSSKKRVARKKKASAKKKKVGKRRR; this is encoded by the coding sequence ATGAGAATCGTTCTGCTTGGAGCGCCAGGATCGGGTAAGGGAACCCAGGCCAAAAAGATTGTGGGGAAATACGGGATTCCCCAGATCTCCACCGGGGATCTGCTGCGTGCCGCTGTGGCGGCGGAGTCTGAACTAGGCAGACAGGCCAAGGAGGCAATGGAGTCGGGACACCTGGTTTCCGATAATATTGTTCTTGCCATGATCCGGGAACGTCTGCAGGCCCAGGATGTGAAGGAGGGATATATTCTTGACGGGTTCCCGCGCAATCTTGAACAGTCCGAGACCCTTGATGCCATGCTCACTGAGTTGGGTCAGCCTTTGGATCTCGCGATACTCATCCATGTTGAAACCGATGCGCTGATGGAACGGCTCGTGGGGCGGCGCAATTGCGAGTCCTGCGGTCAGATGTACAACATCTACAGCAATCCCACTATCGTCGAAGGTGTGTGCGACAAGTGTGGCGGCAAGCTGCATCAGCGGGTGGATGATAACGAAGAGACCATCAGTCATCGCCTGCATGTCTATGACAACCTGACCGTGCCGCTGATCGAGCATTATGATGAGCAGGGCAAGCTACGTCGGATCGAAGGCGCAGGGGAGATCGAAGAGATCTTTGCAAACGTTTGTCAGATTCTGGATGGGGTTGCTGCATCTCCTGTAGTCGAGGCGGAAACGCTGCTGCCGGAAAAGGAAGATGAAGTGATGGAGCCGGAACAGACCGCAGTACCCGAGCTGGAGTTTGAACCTGAGGTTGTTGTTGTGGTCAAGTCTGAGCCGGTTGCAGTGATGGAGGAGGTGGTTGAGGAGAAAGTGTCTGAGAAAAGCACGGTGGCCGATGAGAAGGTTGTTACGGGGAAGAAGGTGGCGGCGAAGAAGAAAGCCTCTGCCAAGAAAAAGGTGACCTCAAAGAAGAAGGTCTCCACCAAGAAGAAGGCGACGGCGAAGAAGAAAGCCTCCGCCAAGAAGAAGGTAGCTGCCAAGAAGAAGGTAGCTGCCAAGAAGAAGGTCTCCAGCAAAAAGAAGACGACGGTGAAGAAAAAAGCCTCTGCCAAGAAAAAGGTGACCTCAAAGAAGAAGGCCTCCACCAAGAAGAAGGCGACGGCGAAGAAAAAAGCCTCCGCCAAGAAGAAGGTAGCTACCAAGAAGAAGGTCTCCAGCAAGAAGAAGGCGACGGCGAAGAAGAAAGCCTCCACCAAGAAAAAGGTGACCTCAAAGAAGAAGGTCTCCAGCAAGAAGAAGGCGACGGCGAAGAAAAAAGCCTCTGCCAAGAAAAAGGTGACTGCCAAGAAGAAGGGGTCTACCAAGAAGAAGGCGATGGCGAAGAAGAAAACCTCCGCCAGGAAAAAGGTGACCTCAAAGAAGAAGGTCTCCACCAAGAAGAAGGCATCGGCGAAGAAAAAAGCCTCAGCCAGGAAAAAGGTAGCCGCCAAGAAGAGGGTGTCCACCAAGAAGAAGGCAAGGGCGAAGAAAAAAGTCTCCGCCAGGAAAAAGGCAGTCGCTAGGAAGAAGGTGTCTACCAGGAAGAAGGCATCGGCGAAGAAGAAGGTCTCCAGCAAGAAGAAGGCGATGGCGAAGAAAAAAGTCTCCGCCAGGAAAAAAGTGGCCTCAAAGAAGAAGCTGTCTTCCAAAAAGAAGTCAACTGGGAAGAATAAAGTCTCTTCCAAGAAGAGGGTGGCTAGGAAGAAGAAAGCCTCAGCCAAGAAGAAAAAGGTTGGAAAGCGGCGGCGGTAG
- a CDS encoding WYL domain-containing protein, whose translation MDRFDRIFELNRILQAARHPVSRRRLEEELECSRATVKRLIEEMRLFLNAPIIYDRTFNGYSYAQDEGEMYQLPGLWFNASELYALLSMQQLLEQVQPGLLGSHLQPFRRQIEQLLNRQHAGGEQITKRIRILQAATRSAGNYFSNLATAIALRKRLRLDYYSRSLDQSTVREVSPQRLTHYRDNWYLDAWCHLRKGLRTFALDAIIESAVLEKKARDINEDELDHHYQSAYGIFSGQSDNTAVLHFTAERARWVAKEQWHPCQESRWLEDGRYQLCIPYHNPAELIMDILKYGPDVEVISPTELRKSVADRIAAMSNIYDCRPDQA comes from the coding sequence ATGGACCGGTTTGACCGGATATTCGAACTCAACCGCATTCTACAGGCGGCCCGCCACCCGGTTTCCCGCAGGCGGCTGGAGGAGGAACTGGAGTGCTCACGCGCCACGGTCAAGCGTCTTATCGAGGAGATGCGCCTCTTTCTCAACGCCCCCATCATCTATGACCGCACCTTCAATGGCTATAGTTACGCGCAGGACGAAGGGGAGATGTATCAGCTGCCGGGACTCTGGTTCAATGCCTCGGAGCTCTATGCGCTGCTGAGCATGCAGCAGTTGCTGGAACAGGTACAACCCGGTCTGCTCGGGAGCCACCTGCAACCCTTTCGGCGCCAAATCGAGCAACTGCTGAACCGCCAACACGCCGGAGGGGAGCAGATAACCAAGCGCATCCGCATCCTGCAAGCCGCCACCAGATCTGCGGGAAATTATTTTTCCAACCTGGCAACTGCCATTGCCCTGAGAAAGCGACTGCGACTCGACTACTACAGCCGTTCACTGGATCAGTCCACAGTACGGGAAGTCTCCCCACAACGCCTCACCCACTATCGGGACAACTGGTATCTGGATGCCTGGTGCCACCTGCGCAAGGGGCTGAGGACCTTTGCCCTCGACGCCATTATCGAGAGCGCTGTGCTGGAGAAAAAAGCACGTGATATCAACGAAGACGAGCTTGATCACCACTATCAATCGGCTTACGGCATCTTCAGCGGCCAATCCGACAACACAGCCGTGCTCCATTTCACGGCCGAACGGGCTCGCTGGGTGGCAAAAGAGCAGTGGCACCCATGCCAGGAGAGCCGCTGGCTGGAGGATGGGCGTTATCAGCTGTGCATTCCCTACCACAATCCGGCGGAACTGATCATGGATATTCTGAAGTATGGACCGGATGTGGAGGTAATTTCTCCCACGGAACTGCGTAAATCGGTAGCGGACAGGATAGCGGCGATGTCGAATATTTACGACTGCAGGCCCGATCAAGCGTAG
- a CDS encoding leucine--tRNA ligase produces the protein MQNTYDPRQIEQQAQTYWEEEKTFKVVEDPSKEKFYCLSMFPYPSGKLHMGHVRNYTIGDVIARYQRMQGKNVLQPMGWDAFGLPAENAARKNKAAPAGWTYDNIEYMKGQLNSLGFGYDWDRELATCRPDYYKWEQWFFTELYKKGLVYRKNAVVNWDPVDQTVLANEQVIDGRGWRSGALVERREIPQWFIKITDYADELLDEIDNLEGWPDQVRTMQRNWIGRSFGVKMAFGIEGSDESLTIFTTRPDTLMGVTYVAVAGEHSLALQAAESNTEIAGFVDECRQGGTSEADLETIDKKGIPLGINAIHPVSGEPVPIYAANFVLMGYGTGAVMAVPGHDERDHAFAGKYGIPIKQVIHPADGTNIDIQAAAYIEKGVLKNSGPFNDLTSEAAFDAVAEWLQARNKGEKTKNFRLRDWGVSRQRYWGTPIPMIHCDKCGTVPVPMADLPVVLPEDIVYDEDTINPIKADGAFAKCICPECGGAAQRETDTFDTFMESSWYYARYTCPGAETMLDERADYWLPVDHYVGGIEHAVLHLLYARFFHKLMRDVGLVQSSEPFTRLLTQGMVVAETYYRDQSDGSMHWYNPAEVAVEQDEKGRPLSASLSADSQPVKIGGIEKMSKSKNNGIDPQSLIDRYGADTVRLYTMFTSPPDQSLEWNDEGVEGAFRFLKRLWALATKGAAERGTDPKSVPLSALKDTRREIHEALKKALFDYDRQQFNTVVSACMTIVNTLYKLGEEEVDLVVLHEGLGIVLRLLGPIAPHVSHHLWRELGYGEDILDAGWPQPDENALKQESIQYVIQVNGKVRAKIQVPVDADKSKVEEIALGNENVQKFVGDATVRKVIVVPKKLVSIVAK, from the coding sequence ATGCAAAACACCTACGATCCCCGTCAGATAGAACAACAGGCCCAGACCTATTGGGAGGAAGAGAAGACCTTTAAGGTGGTTGAAGATCCATCTAAGGAAAAGTTTTACTGCCTCTCAATGTTTCCCTATCCCAGCGGTAAGCTGCATATGGGGCATGTGCGTAACTACACCATTGGGGACGTGATCGCCCGCTATCAGCGTATGCAGGGAAAAAATGTATTGCAGCCTATGGGTTGGGATGCTTTTGGGCTGCCGGCAGAGAACGCGGCGCGCAAGAACAAGGCTGCGCCTGCGGGCTGGACCTACGACAACATCGAATATATGAAGGGGCAGCTCAATAGCCTCGGTTTCGGTTATGACTGGGACCGGGAGCTGGCCACCTGTCGGCCCGACTACTACAAATGGGAACAGTGGTTCTTCACCGAGCTCTATAAAAAAGGGTTGGTCTACCGCAAGAACGCGGTGGTCAACTGGGATCCGGTGGATCAGACAGTGCTCGCCAACGAGCAGGTGATCGACGGCCGCGGCTGGCGCTCCGGGGCGCTGGTGGAGCGCCGCGAAATCCCCCAGTGGTTCATCAAGATTACCGATTACGCCGATGAGCTGCTTGATGAGATCGACAATCTGGAAGGCTGGCCCGACCAGGTCCGCACCATGCAGCGCAACTGGATCGGTCGCTCTTTCGGTGTGAAGATGGCGTTTGGTATCGAAGGTTCGGATGAGAGTCTGACCATCTTTACCACCCGTCCAGATACTCTCATGGGCGTTACCTATGTGGCGGTAGCTGGTGAGCACTCACTCGCACTGCAGGCTGCGGAGAGCAATACTGAAATCGCCGGGTTCGTTGATGAGTGCCGCCAGGGCGGCACCTCCGAGGCTGATCTGGAGACCATTGATAAGAAGGGCATTCCCCTGGGTATCAACGCGATCCATCCGGTGAGCGGCGAGCCTGTACCGATCTATGCCGCTAACTTCGTGCTCATGGGTTACGGGACCGGCGCAGTGATGGCAGTGCCCGGTCACGATGAGCGCGACCATGCCTTCGCCGGCAAATACGGCATCCCGATCAAACAAGTGATCCACCCGGCGGATGGCACAAATATCGACATCCAGGCCGCCGCCTATATCGAAAAGGGTGTGCTCAAGAATTCCGGCCCCTTCAACGATCTCACCTCAGAGGCGGCGTTCGACGCCGTCGCCGAGTGGCTTCAGGCGCGTAACAAGGGAGAGAAAACCAAGAACTTCCGCCTGCGCGACTGGGGTGTCTCCCGGCAGCGCTACTGGGGTACGCCGATCCCCATGATCCACTGCGACAAGTGCGGCACCGTGCCGGTCCCGATGGCGGATCTGCCGGTGGTGCTGCCGGAGGATATCGTCTACGACGAGGACACGATCAATCCGATCAAGGCAGATGGCGCATTTGCCAAATGCATCTGCCCCGAGTGTGGCGGTGCGGCTCAACGTGAGACCGATACCTTCGATACTTTCATGGAGTCGAGCTGGTACTACGCCCGCTACACCTGCCCCGGTGCCGAGACCATGCTTGATGAGCGGGCTGACTACTGGCTGCCGGTGGACCACTACGTTGGCGGTATCGAACATGCGGTGCTGCATCTGCTCTACGCCCGCTTTTTCCACAAGCTCATGCGCGATGTGGGGTTGGTGCAGAGCAGCGAGCCATTTACCCGCCTGTTGACCCAGGGCATGGTGGTGGCGGAAACCTACTACCGGGATCAGAGTGACGGCTCCATGCATTGGTACAATCCTGCTGAAGTGGCGGTGGAACAGGATGAAAAGGGTCGGCCGCTGAGCGCCAGCCTGTCCGCCGATAGTCAGCCGGTGAAAATCGGCGGTATAGAGAAGATGTCGAAGTCGAAGAACAACGGCATCGATCCCCAATCGCTGATCGACCGCTACGGTGCCGACACCGTGCGTCTCTACACCATGTTCACCTCGCCCCCGGATCAGTCACTGGAGTGGAACGATGAGGGTGTGGAGGGTGCATTTCGCTTTCTTAAGCGGCTTTGGGCGCTGGCGACAAAGGGAGCGGCAGAAAGGGGGACAGACCCCAAATCTGTCCCTCTTTCTGCATTGAAGGATACGCGGCGTGAGATCCATGAAGCGCTTAAGAAGGCACTTTTTGACTATGACAGGCAGCAGTTCAACACGGTGGTTTCAGCCTGCATGACCATTGTCAATACACTCTATAAATTGGGTGAAGAAGAGGTGGACCTCGTGGTGTTGCATGAAGGTCTGGGTATCGTCTTGCGCCTGCTGGGTCCTATTGCCCCTCACGTCAGTCACCATTTGTGGCGTGAGTTGGGTTATGGTGAAGATATTCTTGATGCAGGCTGGCCCCAACCCGACGAGAACGCGCTGAAGCAGGAGAGCATTCAGTACGTCATCCAGGTCAACGGCAAGGTGCGGGCCAAGATTCAGGTGCCGGTGGATGCAGATAAGTCGAAGGTTGAAGAGATCGCCCTCGGCAATGAGAATGTGCAGAAGTTTGTCGGTGATGCCACAGTGCGCAAGGTCATAGTCGTGCCCAAAAAATTGGTGAGCATTGTTGCCAAGTAG